The nucleotide window CCTGGTTGGAAAGGGCCCGGCATCTCCCATGGGTGcagccttgggggtgggggagctgagCTGCAAGCAGGGGCAGGTAGGAGGGGGCGTCCTGCACCTGCCCCTACTGCGGGGCCTCGGGAAGGTTACCCCTCCACACTGAACCTTAGTTTCTTTCTGTGTAAATTGGAGGCGAAGCCCACCTCGCTGGGTTGTTGCCGTGAGGAGGGGTTTAGAGAATGGATGTGCCAGTGCCATCTGTGGGGGGGCGCCCACGGTCAAGGTTTAATAAAAGTCAACGCCTCCACTTGCTTCGAGCCCTGCTTCGTTTCTTCATCCTTTGTGACCCCTGTCAGATCACTGGGTCAACGTCTCTTGCCCCTGCAAAGGGCTGGACTTGAACCAGCCAGGGGGAGGGGCCGTACCCTCCCCCAGAAAAAGTCCCCAGCACTCCTGGGGGTCATGCCGATTGCTCAAGCTCAAGACAAGCCTTTATCCCCAGTTGCAAATTTAAGCCCAAGGGCTGTCTGCAAACATAATGGGGCTTAGCACGTGGGGACGTGTGTGTTGCAATGGAAAGTTCATGAACTTTTGAGTCAGAACACTTGCATTCGAACCCACGTTCCACCGGGACTCTGGAAAAGTGACTTCAGCTCCTCTCTAAAGTGGGTTAATAATGTGGAgcctggaggggctggggggtgctGGATGAGCTCATGGCTGTGGATGGGGTAAGCCAGCTGTAAAAGGCCACATAAATGTTAATCATTGGTAttaggaagtgctcaataaatgcttgtgggAAATCAAGCAGAAGAGCCCCTCCCTGGCTGCACATTAATCCTCACTATCCGAGCCACCGGGACAGTCAGAAAGGACACAGGCCCAAGGCCCCTCTGCAGCCCCCACCCAGGAAGACCCTGACTTCCCTGCAGGCCTTCCCCAGGGACCCAGGTCTACggagacagacagggaggctATGCCTGGCCCCATGCCAGCTGGGACGTTCCATGCTGCTGGCCTGCATTCCTTGTCTCCACCCGAGCAGCGGTATCCTTGTCTGAAAAACCAGaatctgtccctcccacccccccacacagCTCACCAGCAGCCCAAGCTCTAGTCCCCAGAAACGTCTCCACCTGGGTGCAACGTGATCCTGGGCTGAATCAAGGTTGCCCCTCTCCACATATACCACCTGCTGAGGACCCCAGAACCGTGCTTCCgaaaagggcaagagagaggcCTGGGGACAGAGGGACTAGGGGCAATAAGGCAACTGGAAGGGGCTAGGAGCAACAGACAGGGGCTAGCGTTGGGGCTGACCTGGGCCCTGACATGAGAATACAAGGCTCCTGcactgcctccccccctccaacAGTTCCACCTACATACCTGCCAGCCCAGGGAGCCAGACCCAGCCATGCCCATCCAGGCTGGAGAGAAGGCGTGGGCCAGGGGAGAAGAGCCACACAGGTGTTTGCTCTGAATATGTGCCCGGGGAAGTCCGCCCGCCGGCCCACCCGCTCACTCTCCCTTGGCTCATTGGCTCAGAAAGCTCCACCCCGAAGAGGAGTGAGGAACAAAAGCTGCCTCTGGGAGGCCCTCAGGCACACAGACAAGCCCAGGGACCAGAGAGTGGCTGCTAGACCCAAGAAAGGTGAGGACCCAATCGGGCCGGAGAGGGGGCTGGGAAGCAGGGACCAGGTGGGCTGAGGAACCTCGTGAACTCAGGCTGCAGGCTGGGCTCCTGGGAGGAAGAAAGAGTACAGAGGATCCCTGGAGAAACCCCAGGGAAGacccaaggaggggaggggacatcCTGCCAGACCAAAGGGAGGACAGAGGAccagagaagagacaaagaaaaggagggaCCAGGAAGAGAGAGTTTCTGCTCAGTTCAGCAAACATCTACTGTGTGCTCACGGGGCCAGGCCTGGTGCTGAGTCCTGGGGGAACAGATGATCCAGACATAGAGGCTGCCCTCCAGACGCTGACAGTCTGGTGCAGGAGACAGGTAAACAGGCTGTTTGAACACCAGTGATCCATTCTGCCATGAGAGATAGAGGAGGGTATTCAGAAAATGTCCCAGGGTGAGAAGCTCTGAAGATGGTGAGGTCTGAGtcagggatggggcggggggggctggggcaggagagagaaccTGATGGCTCTCCAGATAAGGGGGTGTGGAGGACAGAGCACATCGGACAGAGGCCCGACCAGGAATAATGGGAGACCTGGCTGACAATCAGAGAAGACAGGTGTCCCTGAGAAAAAGTACATGATCAGGGGTGGACCGAGCCAGAATCCTGCCTTTGTCCCTTTCCCAGGCCCTCCCTAAAGCCGAAATGGTTGGCATTCCAGAGGAACCCACTGTGGTCAGGACAGTCAGCGCTCGCACGGGTGCAGGGAAGGGGAGGCGCATGGGGCCAAACCGCCACAGCTCCAAAGAGCCTATTTAGTGTGGGAGGAAATGTCCGGGCTGGGGATGCCCTGGGCCTCTCAGTGAGGATGGTTATCACTCAGGGGTTCTTCAAAGAGGCCAATGTGAacacacccagcacagggcctggctcaTGTTGGTGCTCATTAGAAGCCGGAGGATAATGATACACACCCCTCATCCCCTGCCCCTGTCGAGCCCCAGCAGCTGGCAGGAGGGCAAATCATCCAACCTGcaccttcttcctgtttctgtagAAGTTATGCTATCCACGGAAACTTGGGGTCACAGAAGTTGGCAGGCACATCCATGGAAGATGATTACCTTTCACGTTTATCCGTTACCCTGTAGAATAAAACATCCCCTGATTTTGGAGCTGGAAGATGGGAGTTCAAGACCAGCTCCACCATTTCCAGCAGGGGGAGGCCTTGGGTAGGTGGCTGTCTAGGCCTTAGTttacccactccccccccccctccatgaaatggggataacagccatccctaccccccccccacacacacacacaccaccaccaagTCATTGCAGGTGAGGACGTGATGACAAGGTGGTTCTGAAAGGGTTTTGCCAATCGCACCTTCAATAAAGGGCACCCATTTCCAGGCCTCGTGGCCCCCACCCCGGAGTGGGCACTCGCGGTGTAGACCGTCCACGTGAGGAAGCAAGGACACAGTCGGCATGAACTGGGCGTCCCTGCAGGGCCTCCTGAGCGGGGTCAACAAGTACTCCACGGCGCTAGGCCGCATCTGGCTGTCGGTGGTGTTCATCTTCCGCGTGCTGGTGTACGTGGTGGCCGCGGAGGAGGTGTGGGACGACGAGCAGAAGGACTTCGTCTGCAACACCAAGCAGCCAGGCTGCCCCAACGTCTGCTACGACGAGTTCTTCCCCGTGTCCCACGTGCGCCTCTGGGCCCTGCAGCTCATCCTGGTCACCTGCCCCTCGCTGCTCGTGGTCATGCACGTCGCCTACCGCCAGGAGCGGGAGCGGAAGCACCGCCTGAAGCACGGCCCCAACGCCCCGTCCCTGTACGACAACCCCAGCAAGAAGCGGGGCGGGCTCTGGTGGACGTACTTGCTGAGTCTCGTTTTCAAGGCTGCCGTCGACTCTGCCTTCCTCTACATCTTCCACCGCCTCTACCGGGACTACGACATGCCCCGGGTGGTGGCCTGCTCCGAGTCCCCTTGCCCCCACACTGTGGACTGCTACATCTCCCGACCCACGGAGAAGAAGGTCTTCACCTACTTCATGGTGGCCACAGCTGTGATCTGCATCCTGCTCAACCTCAGTGAGGTCGTCTACCTGGTGGGCAAGAGGTGCCTGGAGACCTTCAGCCCGAAGCGCCAGCGGTCTCCGCGCCGGGATCACCTGCCCGATACGTGCCCCCCATATGTCCTCTCCCAGAGAGAGCACCCCCAAGATGGGAACTCTGTCCTAATGAAGGCCGGGCCGGCCACGTTGGATGCAGGTGGGTTTCCATAACCTGTGAGGTTGGCGGCTGGGACCACCGGGTCCATGGTCTGTTCCCTAAGGCCACTGCAGGGCAGTGGCCTCTTTTCTGCAGCAGGGCAGGTGAGGAAGACGGTTGTGGGGCTCAGGAAGCACCCCCATGGGCCAGCGCTGGAGAGCAGCTTGGTCTCTAGGTCCTGAGCCCCGGGGGAGGGAGGTTGACGGCTGGTGGGGATTTTGTATATGGCAATGGGGTATGTCAAAACcttaataaatgtgattttccCAGTATTTTGTAGACCAGGTGGGGAGTGGCGGGTAGAAGTGTCAGGGGGGTTCACCATGGACCTCAGAGAGGAGCCACAACCACTCAGTGGGTGACTGCACCCCAGAACCTCAGATCCAAGGTCATCgatgcatcacacacacacaccaccacaccacacacactcacacgcaccaCACAacataccacacatacacacacagagtgtgcCCCCAGGACGTGGTAGGAATGCCAAGAGGTGGCTCCAGGGGTCTCTGGACTCTGCAACCAGCCTTGGTCTGCAACCAGCTGGCCAAGGCAAGAGGAGTGGGATCCCAGGAGACCCTGGGCCCAGCACAGGTCAGTTCTCAGTGGGAGCCCCTGCAGTGAATGTGCATGGTTCAGGAggcctcggcccctcccccattccagCCTCCCTCACCCTGCCCATCACACTCCTCAGAGAGAGAGTCTCCCTGAGTGTATCAGGggaaggctgggagggaggggaaggtgctgAGAGTGAGCCCAGGATGGGGAGTCTGTAGAGATATCCCCACAGGCCATGGACCTATTGAGAACATCAGAGCTACAGGGtccctcccagagcctccagTCTGAGGAAATCCCCCTCTCTTCACCAGACACACATTTCctcatcctcccacccccatccccaccactcAGACCTTGACCCCTCCCCAAATCACACCTCCAGTATGGACCTGCCTCAGAGCCAGAGCCCCCACCAACAGCCCAGGGGAACAACCCTCCGGGAGGCCCCCAGGCCTCCTCCAGTCAGCAGCTCCCATGCTGACCACACCTACCGTCCTCACACATCACCGACTCCCTGACCATGAATGGCACCccagccacccagttgtcccaggCAGGAGCTGGCCTGACACCCTCATGCCCTCCCCGTCTCCCAGCCTCTCACACCCCACAAGCCAGTGCCAGTGCAGTTCATCCTGCTAACTCCAACCCTAAATGTCTCCTGAATCTGTCCTTCCTTTCCCACCACCCTTCCACCATGGGGACAGAGTAGTCCTTCTATATATGAACCTGACTCTGGCATTcttcctgctttaaaaattcttccacTACTGCCACTACCCTCCATTGCCCTCAACCTGacccctgctggcctccccagTGTcacccctgcttcctcccccCTTGTTCCCACCAATAATACCAAAGGGCTTATGGGTCCCCAACCAGACACATCATGCTGTGTCATGCCTCATGCCTTCGCATAagtgttccttctgcctggaatacccTTCCAATCTCCCCTGGGATGCTTCCTTGAACCCCACGGTTCAAAACCTTAAACCTAGCCTGTGCCTTTGCCTTTGCCCATCGGTCTGTGAGCCCTTCACGGGCAGGACGCTGACTCACCCAGGTCCCCAGCTAcctttaataaatgtttggtaaatgaGTAAATGGGCTATGAGCTGCCTGGCGGAAGAGACCTGTCTTGTTTATCTGAATCCTTCACCACACCTAGCCCAGGAAGCACAGATAAGTGTCCTCTCATTTGCTTATAGATTCCATTATTGTTCCATTTAACTAAATCTAGCCTAAAGATTTCATTTATAGTTAAGGAAACTGGCCTGGAGAGGGCCCACCTAGCTGGGCTGTGTCTCTAGTGGTCCATAGAGAGCCTCTGTGCCCCACGCCCAATTACGGGACAAGATCAGGAGTCACTTCTTAGGTCAGGGTCCCTGGAAACAGAACCAACAGCAAGAATTTGTTTGCATGTGATGGAAGGAGCAAGAGAAGCAGGCTAGGGAGGGGAGCAAATTGAGCTGGGTATGGGCTCAGGGAAATGGCCTTGGCCGGATCCCTGTGGGGTGAGGGGCCTTTGGATCATAAATCCCATCTCTGAGTTGTCCCAGCGAGAAAGGGCATCAAGCTTTGGAACTCCCATACCAGTCAGTCATTGGCTTCAGGCAACCCCATGGGCAGCAGGGCTGACAGGAAGGGGTAGGCGGTTCCTATTCAATCAAGGTCAATTCTCCAGGGACAGCTAGAAGCCATGAGTGCCCTATATTCACAGCAGTTGGGGAATGGTTGTCCCCCAGCAAAGGGGACATGGGCAGGGCACCAAAACCATCCACTGAACTCCTGCCCCCAGGAAATAAGGGTGGCTCTACCTCCAATCCAGACCAGAGCTGTGACCACCAGATCCCAGAAAGCAGGCTAATGCTCTCAACCAGTTCAGAACCAGGTGACCCCATGCTTCTCAGACCAGCCCCCACCAGCCATAGCCATATCCCTCTGAGATTCCAGATTCCCCATTCCAGTTTCTGCCAGCATATGGTGAGTGCATCCTAGGACCTGACTACTCCTGTGGCAGCCCTGTTCATAGGTGCTGTTCTCGGAGATCCCAAGTCCTGAGCCAGTGACCCAGAGAGTGGTGGAACACCATCTGAGCCGCTAGCTATGGAACTTTTTTTCTCAGTCCTGCCCACACTCCCAAGGCCCCCCCACAGCCCTCACTACCACTCTCAGACCTTCCCATCTCCCCCTTCTTGAACTCCCTTCGCTCAGCTCAGGCCCCTGCCATCTGTCTCTTCCgccttctgccccacccccattgctGCCACCTCATTGCTTCTAGCTCACTGAAGACTTGAGGACACAAGTCAGGGTCTTCGGGTATTCTCTCGTGGCCCAGGGCTGCCGGAAACATCTGGGCGTCACTCTGTCCTTTTCATTCCATGCCCTCGGTGTCTCTCATGACCTCCTCCTCTGTTCCATTTAGCTACCCACTCACAGGACCACACCCCAGACTTTGTCTTCACCCAGTACTACTCCACCTCTAGAATCTCCCACTTGATTCAAGCCAACAAATAGTTATTGTTCACTTTTACATGACAAGCCCCACGCTAGGTGCCAAGGATCAGACACAGTCCCTAATCTCATGGAGGTTATATCCCATGAAGAGAACAGCTCTTAGCATCCTGGAGTGCACAGGGtgctgaggggaggggggagggaggagggggaaggggatcCAACATCCAGGGATTCAGGAAAGGCTTCCCTGAGACTTCTGAAGCTCACACCTAGAGAAAGAAGAGGATTTTGCCAAGCAGAGCAAGGAGGGGATGCCAGGTGAAGGGACAACATGAGAAAGGCATGGAGGGAAGAGCAAGGACAGGGTGACCAGGACAGGAAGTAACCCAGAAGggctggagcccagtgtgggggctgGCAGTAAGAGTCAGGCCCAAGTAGGCAAGGGCTACATCATGCAGAGGTTTCATGGTAAAGCCCTGTTAAGGATTTTGGACTTCATCCTCAGGACAATGAAAAGTCACTGGAGAGACTCAGCACAGAGGTGAGATGATCTCATGTGCAGTGTCTCTGGTTAATGTGCAGAAGGGCCAAGGCAGGGCTACTTATTTGGAAACTGATGCAATAGTCCAAGTGACAAACAACAATGGCCTCAACAAGGGTGTGTGCATTGGGGATGTAAAGAAGTTGCTGGATTTAAGAAAGATTTACGAGATAGAATCAGATCAATTGGGTGATTTGAGTGGGTGTGCGGATCAGGGAGAGAGGAACCGTAGTGACGCCCAGGTTTCTTCTCAGGGTGGTGGTGCCATTtccccaggggagaggcaggtttGAGGGACATAGTGATAACTTCAGTTGCAGACACATTGAGTTGGGGAGACAAATAAGATATCTTGGTTATCTCCTCTTGTTCCTGGACCAGCTTAGCCCCTGgatcaccttctctctctctaaggcTATGCGTATTACCATTTCTGGTGACCACATCTAACACCTACCTCGCCATGCTTTGACTTCCTTGTTCCCCTCCATCTTTAGTCACCCACATATGTCTTGTCTTAACAAGAGCTGCATCATCTCCTAGCTCACCCACTCTGCTTCCCGCTCCAGCGCTCCCTCTGCCACATCTACTGTTTCACCATCCATCATCAGCCCCTTTatgtcctccctcccctcttttcccAGCTTAGACTCTGTGGGCCCCTCATAGATGTGTCCTGCTCTCCCTTGCCATTGCCTGCTGCTATAGTCACTCACCAGGCAAGACAAACCCCAGTTAAAACCAGCTCTCCATGTGGCACCCATTCCAGAGCACCTGGAGAATAACACAACTGCACTGACTGGTTTCAGTGGAAACTTCTGAGTACAAAGCTCCGGTGGGCACTCAGCACCTCAGGCAAGTCTACATTTTCCTAAAACTTTAACCCTAGTCTCTGAGATGACTATATCATACCTTCTCCTCTTGCCCCCTTCTGCCTAAACCTCCTCAGCTGACAGGCAAGCATTATGTGCCCCTTcactctgccttctcccctgTGACACGGATGAGCGCCCCTGCTCCTGATACCCCCTCCTCTTGGACACTGGACCCCTCACCTCTCACCCCTCTGGACTGTGCTCCACAGCTGTTGCCTCACAATTCTGTAAAAATGCTATGacgtgtcctctctctttctgtcattcCCTCTTGACATCACATCCTTCTCCAGCCACCACCCcctttgcaaaaaacaaaactctctaaAGGTGGTCTATTCTTGCTGTCTCCACCTCCTCATCACATTTACTCATTCTAGTCAGGACTGTTCTTTCAAGTTCACCAATGGCCAACAAGCTGCCAAATCCAATGGTTGGTTCTTCAATCTCATCTTACTCCCCCAGCAACATACGGCCACTGAGAGCTCCCTCCTCAAACACCATCTTCCTTTGGCTGCCAGGAAGCACCCTGTCCTGGCTTTCCTCCCACCACATCGAGGGGCCCTCCTTGATCTCCACCGAtgcttcttcttcctcttgctgGTCTCTAAATGCAGGGTGCCTTAGGGCCCAGTTCTCTaccctcttttcccctctgtgaTCTTGTCCAGTACCATCTATAAAAACCATCTATAAACCAATGGCTCCCACATTTATATGTTCCCACCTAACCACTCCCATGAGTGTTGGACTCATATATCCAACACTTCCTTTCAGTCATCCAAAACAGAACTCCTGATCCTACTAACAGAGAACAGATTTATGTTCTCTCCCAGTCTTCCCACCTTGGAAGAGGAGATCCCCACTCACCCAGCTGCTGAGTTCAAAAACCTACATGCCTCTTTCTTCACAATTATATCCACACCATTAGCAAGTCACATTGGATATAATTCTAAGTTCAAAGTCCATTCCCTTCAGACCGTCTCCAAGTGCTTCCATCCCAGGCCAAGCCACCTCACTGAACATCTGGATACCTGCAGCAGCTGGCCCCCTCCTCTCTCACTCCTCTGCTGTTCCTTCTGCACGTGACAGCCTGAGAGATATTTCAACCAAGATCAGTCAAGTCACCCCCTTGCTTAAAACCCTCCGAGTGGCTTCCATAAtggccataaaaatgaaaattaaccattcttggggcatctgggtggctcagtcagttgagcatccgacttcggctcaggtcatgatttcatggttcatgagatcaagccccacatcaggctctgtgctgacagggcagagcctgcttgaaattctctctctctctctctctctctctctctcaaaaataaataaataaacattaaaaaaaagattttgttccAAAATTATCCCCCAGGTAGGAAGGATTTGTTTTATATCCAAGTCCTTACCAAGTCTCTCACATTGTGGGGCATGCTCTCAATTACtgcattttgaaaaacagaatgctCTTTGGGGGAAACTCATTAGCCTGAAATTACCCCAATCAATGAAGTCTTGGATATCCACAGAGGTCACTGGGTAGAATCAGAAAAAATGCAGGCAAAGACATTTCACACAGATTCCATCATTACTCCCAGTGGTATGACGTtccaattgcaaatattttcttcctaggcaagcccttaaaaaaacaaaacaaaaccacattaagaacaataaaaaaaagtggtTGTGTTAAAGAGATGACATATACACACCtaccagatgatttttttttaagttatacaaCCTAATATTATGCAACCGGGTTTTGTGGAGAGAATAAAGTTCTCGGTATCATTCACAGACTTAAAAAGCACTATTTCACAAATAACTTggacaaaaataaagtttgtgTGTTTTGTAAAAGGTTAATGATAACAAACAAAACTCTAATGACTATTAACCCAGGTGTTACAGAAAAATGTtcaaagtttaaagaaaattGCTTCATAAACTattcaggggagaaaaaaacaataggTTTACTACATTGTTCtatataatgtgattttttttaatttttttttttacatttattgatttttgagacagagagagacagagcatgaacgggggaggggcagagagagggagacacagaatctgaaacaggctacaggctccgagctgtcagcacagggcccaatgtggggctcgaactcacggaccgcgagattatgacctgagcccaagtcggacgcttaaccgactgagccactcaggcgcccctataatgtgattttaaaaacaggttG belongs to Felis catus isolate Fca126 chromosome C1, F.catus_Fca126_mat1.0, whole genome shotgun sequence and includes:
- the GJB4 gene encoding gap junction beta-4 protein; the encoded protein is MNWASLQGLLSGVNKYSTALGRIWLSVVFIFRVLVYVVAAEEVWDDEQKDFVCNTKQPGCPNVCYDEFFPVSHVRLWALQLILVTCPSLLVVMHVAYRQERERKHRLKHGPNAPSLYDNPSKKRGGLWWTYLLSLVFKAAVDSAFLYIFHRLYRDYDMPRVVACSESPCPHTVDCYISRPTEKKVFTYFMVATAVICILLNLSEVVYLVGKRCLETFSPKRQRSPRRDHLPDTCPPYVLSQREHPQDGNSVLMKAGPATLDAGGFP